A window of the Virgibacillus pantothenticus genome harbors these coding sequences:
- the thiD gene encoding bifunctional hydroxymethylpyrimidine kinase/phosphomethylpyrimidine kinase has protein sequence MKQIPCALTIAGTDPSGGAGIQADLKTFQELAVYGMSVITSVVAQNTTGVQNVHHIPIEMIKEQMQSVFSDMPVHSLKTGMIANESMMRVIVEQLSKTDAYYVMDPVMVATSGDPLIAEEARDFLKEQLLPLATVVTPNIPEAEFITGQKIHDINDLKAAASEIVEKHGARAALVKGGHLEGDAVDYLYDGNTIHTFHSKRFDTTSTHGTGCTYSAAITAYLSKGFPLYEAVNKAKQFVTAAIKHSFPLGAGNGPTNHWGIREERVEQ, from the coding sequence ATGAAACAAATCCCATGTGCATTAACGATTGCAGGAACGGACCCAAGTGGAGGGGCAGGTATTCAAGCAGATCTTAAAACGTTCCAAGAGCTTGCCGTTTATGGTATGTCTGTCATTACTTCTGTAGTCGCCCAAAATACCACTGGTGTACAAAATGTCCACCATATACCAATTGAAATGATTAAAGAACAAATGCAATCTGTTTTTTCCGATATGCCCGTACACAGTCTAAAAACAGGGATGATTGCCAATGAATCTATGATGCGTGTTATTGTTGAACAATTGTCTAAGACAGACGCTTATTACGTGATGGATCCAGTAATGGTTGCTACAAGTGGCGATCCATTAATTGCGGAAGAGGCGAGGGATTTTTTAAAGGAACAGCTTCTACCTTTAGCTACTGTTGTCACACCGAATATTCCAGAAGCAGAATTTATTACTGGGCAAAAAATTCATGATATAAACGATTTAAAAGCGGCTGCCAGCGAAATTGTTGAAAAACACGGCGCTCGAGCTGCACTAGTGAAAGGCGGACATCTAGAAGGTGATGCGGTTGATTACTTGTATGATGGAAATACGATCCATACCTTTCATTCCAAACGCTTTGATACGACAAGTACACATGGCACTGGTTGCACATATTCGGCAGCCATTACAGCCTATTTAAGCAAAGGGTTCCCTTTATACGAAGCCGTCAATAAAGCGAAGCAATTTGTAACAGCAGCTATTAAACACTCTTTCCCTTTAGGGGCTGGAAATGGACCCACAAATCATTGGGGAATTCGTGAAGAAAGGGTGGAACAATGA
- a CDS encoding ABC transporter substrate-binding protein, with product MKGKYAFWSILMLLFILLLAACSGDGGADPSASEEGNEAGNEEGTSEQKGSNAAGDQVLVYARGGDSVSLDFASISDGESSRVTKNIFESLLDYDKESFEVVPGLSHDWEVSDDGLSYTFFLEEDVTFHDGTPFNAEAVKINFERWADPKHKYAFTDQGYAYPLYGTMFGGYKGDDTHNIKEINVINDYEIEFVLKAPQGPFLQNMAMHYFAMTSPAALEKYGPDIGENPVGTGPFKFVSWSKNDQIILEKFADYRKEGLPKLDQVIFEVIPENSARLIALRSGEVDIIDGINPDDAAGIESEEGLELYVRGENNVGFLGMNVEKEPLNDKLVRQAINYAVDTEAIVEALYADYATTAINLIPPNYFGYNEEIKAYGHDVERAQELLAEAGYDNGFELDLWVMPVSRPYMPDPETVAEIVQSNLEEVGITTNIVREEWAPYLEKTGKGEHELYLLGWSGSNGDPDYFFDSLLHGDSIGGENRSFYKNNEVDELIDQAGAEIDQGQRAELYKQVQAILHEEAPGVNIVHSTPLAAAKSEVKNFIPHPSTSDPLEEVEIATE from the coding sequence ATGAAGGGGAAATACGCATTTTGGTCCATCCTAATGCTTTTATTCATTTTATTATTAGCAGCCTGCAGTGGGGATGGGGGAGCAGATCCCAGTGCTTCAGAAGAAGGGAACGAAGCTGGGAACGAAGAGGGTACAAGTGAGCAAAAAGGTTCAAATGCTGCTGGAGACCAGGTGTTAGTTTATGCACGCGGTGGTGATTCTGTCAGCTTGGACTTTGCTAGTATTTCCGACGGAGAATCTTCTCGGGTTACGAAAAACATTTTTGAAAGCTTACTGGACTATGATAAAGAATCTTTTGAAGTAGTCCCCGGTTTATCACACGACTGGGAAGTATCAGATGATGGTTTAAGTTATACCTTTTTCTTAGAAGAAGACGTCACCTTTCATGATGGCACACCTTTTAACGCCGAAGCTGTAAAAATCAATTTCGAACGCTGGGCAGATCCGAAACATAAATACGCGTTTACCGATCAAGGGTATGCATATCCGTTGTATGGAACGATGTTCGGCGGCTATAAAGGTGATGACACACACAATATTAAAGAAATAAATGTGATTAATGATTATGAAATTGAATTTGTTTTAAAAGCACCCCAAGGACCATTCCTGCAAAATATGGCCATGCATTATTTTGCGATGACCTCTCCTGCGGCTTTAGAAAAATATGGTCCGGATATTGGAGAAAACCCTGTAGGGACAGGTCCATTTAAATTTGTCAGCTGGAGTAAAAATGATCAAATTATTTTAGAAAAATTTGCAGATTACCGCAAAGAAGGGCTACCAAAGTTAGATCAAGTTATCTTTGAAGTTATTCCAGAGAATTCAGCACGATTAATCGCCTTACGTTCTGGAGAAGTGGATATTATTGATGGGATTAACCCAGATGATGCTGCCGGGATTGAGTCAGAAGAAGGGCTCGAGTTATACGTTCGAGGAGAAAATAATGTAGGATTTTTAGGTATGAATGTGGAAAAGGAGCCATTAAATGACAAATTAGTTCGTCAGGCCATCAATTATGCTGTTGATACAGAAGCCATTGTCGAAGCGTTGTATGCTGATTATGCAACAACAGCAATTAATTTAATTCCACCGAACTACTTTGGTTACAATGAAGAAATAAAAGCCTACGGGCATGATGTGGAGCGTGCGCAAGAATTATTAGCTGAAGCAGGATATGATAACGGGTTTGAGTTGGATCTTTGGGTCATGCCTGTGTCCAGACCATACATGCCAGACCCTGAAACGGTAGCCGAAATCGTCCAAAGCAATTTGGAGGAAGTAGGTATCACAACAAACATTGTACGAGAAGAATGGGCGCCTTATCTAGAAAAAACCGGTAAAGGGGAACATGAGCTATACTTGCTCGGTTGGTCTGGATCTAATGGGGACCCAGATTACTTCTTTGATAGCTTATTGCATGGAGATAGTATTGGCGGGGAAAACCGTTCGTTTTATAAAAACAACGAGGTGGATGAATTAATTGATCAAGCTGGAGCTGAAATTGATCAAGGCCAACGTGCAGAATTGTATAAGCAAGTGCAAGCGATCCTTCATGAAGAAGCTCCAGGAGTAAACATTGTACATTCAACACCTCTTGCTGCAGCTAAAAGTGAAGTGAAAAACTTCATTCCACATCCGTCTACAAGTGATCCATTGGAAGAAGTTGAGATTGCAACGGAATAA
- a CDS encoding ABC transporter ATP-binding protein: MTKPLLEVKGLKKYFEIRGGVFGRKTGEIKAVDDVSFTVREGEILGIVGESGCGKSTTGKSILRLIEPSAGEVTFAGRKITHLDSEELRKLRKDMQIIFQDPYASLNPRHTVEKIIGEPLLVHGTISAEERKKRVKELLKVVGLSSYHASRYPHQFSGGQRQRIGIARALANHPQLIICDEPVSALDVSVQSQILNLMQKLREEFQLTYVFIAHDLSVVKHISDRVGVMYLGGLMELADKDKLYEGPKHPYTQALLSAVPTPDPDDVRERIILKGDVPSPANPPTGCVFHTRCPQAMDICKTVKPAFEEVEDNHFVACHLFIM; encoded by the coding sequence ATGACAAAACCACTGCTGGAAGTTAAAGGGCTGAAAAAATATTTTGAGATAAGAGGAGGGGTGTTTGGTCGAAAAACTGGGGAAATAAAAGCCGTCGATGACGTCTCTTTTACAGTAAGAGAAGGAGAAATACTAGGCATTGTCGGAGAATCAGGCTGTGGGAAGTCAACGACTGGAAAATCGATTTTGCGCTTAATTGAACCTTCGGCTGGGGAAGTGACATTTGCAGGTAGAAAGATTACTCATTTGGATTCAGAAGAGCTGCGCAAACTACGTAAGGATATGCAGATTATTTTTCAGGATCCGTACGCTTCTTTAAATCCGCGGCACACTGTTGAAAAAATAATTGGCGAACCTCTGCTTGTCCATGGGACGATATCTGCGGAAGAACGAAAAAAGCGAGTGAAAGAATTATTGAAAGTAGTCGGACTTAGCAGCTATCATGCTTCAAGATACCCGCACCAGTTTAGTGGCGGACAACGACAGCGAATCGGAATTGCCCGAGCACTAGCGAACCATCCCCAATTAATTATCTGCGATGAACCAGTATCAGCATTAGATGTTTCCGTTCAGTCACAAATTCTAAATTTGATGCAAAAGTTGCGCGAAGAATTTCAGTTAACTTATGTGTTTATCGCTCACGATCTAAGCGTTGTAAAACATATAAGTGATCGGGTAGGCGTTATGTACTTGGGAGGCTTGATGGAATTAGCGGACAAGGACAAGTTGTATGAAGGTCCCAAACATCCATATACACAAGCGTTATTGTCAGCAGTACCAACACCGGACCCTGACGATGTTAGAGAACGAATTATTTTAAAAGGCGATGTACCAAGTCCAGCTAACCCTCCGACAGGGTGCGTGTTTCATACAAGATGTCCACAAGCAATGGACATTTGTAAAACAGTAAAACCAGCGTTTGAAGAGGTGGAAGATAACCATTTTGTCGCATGTCATTTGTTCATTATGTAA
- the thiE gene encoding thiamine phosphate synthase has protein sequence MGSQNCDRDPKQILEEAIQAGITAFQYREKGQGSLSGFQKYILGKELRNICKQYDIPFFVNDDVELTQVLDADGIHVGQDDVNALELRQRFPNKWIGLSISNMQELQSSPLDHVDYLGVGPIFATTTKEDAKAAVGTDWIKQVKQLYPNMPIVGIGGISTENAASVLESGAEGVAIISAITKAKNINEAVAKL, from the coding sequence ATGGGTAGTCAAAATTGTGACCGAGATCCAAAACAAATTTTGGAAGAAGCAATTCAAGCAGGTATTACTGCTTTTCAGTATCGCGAAAAAGGACAAGGATCTCTATCGGGGTTTCAAAAATATATATTAGGAAAAGAATTACGAAATATTTGCAAGCAATATGACATCCCATTTTTTGTTAATGATGATGTGGAGTTAACACAAGTTTTAGATGCGGACGGAATCCATGTCGGTCAGGATGATGTAAATGCTTTAGAATTGCGACAACGTTTCCCCAATAAATGGATCGGTCTTTCTATATCCAACATGCAAGAATTGCAATCAAGCCCGCTTGATCATGTTGACTATCTTGGTGTCGGTCCTATTTTTGCCACAACCACCAAAGAGGATGCAAAAGCTGCAGTTGGTACAGATTGGATTAAACAAGTAAAACAGCTTTATCCAAACATGCCAATCGTTGGTATTGGCGGAATCTCTACAGAAAATGCAGCATCGGTTTTGGAGTCAGGAGCTGAGGGTGTGGCTATTATCTCTGCCATTACCAAGGCAAAAAATATTAACGAAGCAGTTGCAAAATTATAA
- a CDS encoding sensor histidine kinase: MGNRIKNFRTKMVMLFGLSMLFAGVVTFSIFLGLRFYYHNYVQVGEPLANIRSMIATVGDFNFFILLFIPLSIMFFYLLTKRYSLYFKEISQGIHQLANGNFTHHVQIDTKDEFHDIAEDINAAADKLQQAIERGEFAESSKDQLIVNLAHDLRTPLTSVLGYLDVVLKDEHLTDEQKRHYLSISYKKSQRLEALINELFDITKMNYGMLQLDKTEINLGELLQQLNEEFYPMLEKNHIRTRLDIQSSLMITADGEKLARVFENLLTNAIRYGADGKFIDIKAFQDTNDIVVQVINYGDSIPDDVLPNIFEMFFKQDQSRTYKAGSTGLGLFIAKNIVEQHGGSIEADSTVIRTIFEVRLPK, from the coding sequence ATGGGTAATAGGATAAAAAATTTTCGTACAAAGATGGTTATGCTGTTTGGATTAAGTATGCTGTTTGCTGGTGTTGTAACATTTTCCATTTTTTTAGGGTTGCGTTTTTATTATCACAACTATGTACAAGTAGGGGAACCTTTAGCTAATATTCGCAGCATGATAGCAACAGTGGGTGATTTCAACTTTTTTATCCTTCTATTTATTCCGCTTTCCATTATGTTTTTCTATTTGTTAACGAAGCGGTACTCCCTCTATTTTAAAGAAATTTCACAAGGAATTCATCAACTCGCGAATGGTAATTTTACACATCATGTGCAAATTGACACGAAAGATGAATTTCATGATATAGCTGAAGATATTAATGCAGCGGCGGATAAGTTGCAGCAGGCAATTGAACGTGGTGAATTTGCTGAAAGTAGCAAAGATCAATTAATTGTCAATTTAGCTCATGACTTACGAACGCCCCTAACATCTGTCCTCGGTTATTTGGATGTAGTACTTAAAGATGAGCACTTAACTGATGAACAAAAGCGACATTACTTATCCATTTCATATAAAAAATCACAGCGCTTAGAAGCTCTAATTAATGAGTTATTTGATATAACAAAAATGAACTATGGCATGCTGCAATTGGATAAGACGGAGATTAATCTTGGAGAGTTGCTCCAGCAATTGAATGAAGAATTTTATCCGATGCTTGAAAAAAATCATATCCGAACCCGGTTAGATATTCAATCCAGCTTAATGATTACTGCTGACGGTGAAAAGCTTGCTAGAGTATTTGAGAATTTGCTTACAAATGCTATTCGTTACGGTGCTGACGGAAAATTTATTGATATAAAAGCTTTTCAAGATACAAATGACATCGTTGTACAAGTTATTAATTATGGAGATAGCATTCCCGATGATGTCTTACCGAATATTTTTGAGATGTTTTTTAAACAGGATCAGTCGAGAACATATAAAGCGGGTAGCACAGGACTAGGATTATTTATTGCTAAAAATATTGTCGAACAGCATGGTGGAAGTATTGAGGCAGATAGCACAGTTATTCGAACTATATTTGAAGTTCGATTGCCAAAATAA
- the thiM gene encoding hydroxyethylthiazole kinase: MNESVIQQVRTRNPLIHNLTNEVVMNFTANGLLAFGGSPIMAKAEEEAGEMASIADGVLINIGTSTLTELPAMKLAGKAANKKGVPVVLDPVGIGATSFRKDVVKQLLQEVQFTAIKGNAGEMAKLVDIPWEVKGVESVGDGDGKEIAAKVSEMYRTTAVVTGETDFICNEGNVIQNTTGHRYLEKITGAGCLLGSILTACLTTEAPIEDQAFAAVYFYGLAAEYAAAQGHVHGSGSFLPAFIDALSRSVDQLNGV; encoded by the coding sequence ATGAACGAATCTGTTATCCAACAAGTAAGAACAAGGAATCCACTTATTCATAATTTAACGAATGAAGTAGTAATGAACTTTACCGCTAATGGTTTATTAGCTTTTGGTGGTTCACCAATCATGGCAAAAGCAGAAGAAGAAGCAGGCGAAATGGCATCCATCGCCGATGGAGTGCTTATTAATATTGGAACATCAACACTAACGGAGCTTCCTGCAATGAAGCTTGCAGGTAAAGCAGCCAACAAAAAAGGCGTCCCCGTTGTCCTGGACCCTGTTGGGATTGGAGCGACGTCTTTCCGCAAAGATGTCGTAAAACAATTGTTGCAAGAAGTACAATTCACTGCCATTAAAGGGAATGCAGGAGAAATGGCGAAGCTTGTCGATATTCCTTGGGAAGTTAAAGGCGTCGAATCTGTTGGAGATGGAGATGGAAAAGAAATCGCAGCGAAAGTATCCGAGATGTACCGAACGACAGCAGTTGTAACAGGAGAAACAGACTTCATTTGCAACGAAGGTAACGTAATACAGAATACAACTGGACATCGTTATCTGGAAAAAATCACCGGGGCCGGATGTTTATTAGGCTCTATCTTAACCGCTTGTTTAACTACAGAAGCACCCATAGAGGATCAAGCATTTGCAGCTGTCTATTTTTATGGGTTAGCAGCGGAGTATGCTGCAGCTCAAGGACACGTCCATGGGTCGGGCAGTTTTCTACCAGCGTTTATTGATGCATTATCACGCAGTGTGGATCAGTTAAATGGCGTTTAG
- a CDS encoding ABC transporter permease: MTAYIIRRLLHLIPVLIGMTLITFSIVHLIPGNPAQTILGEAATQEAVKNLEESMGLNEPYIKQYGIYVTDLLKGDLGTSLRTKAAITKEIWPHIAATFELTFFAMLFAIFIGVNAGIISAWKQNSWFDFLAMLFALVGVSIPVFWLALMEQWVFAQELGWFPAYGRENSRDPIAAITQFYVLDALIHLDFPRVFTILKHLLLPSIALGTIPMAIIARMTRSSMLEVMQSDYIRTVRAKGGGQFLVIYKHALKNATIPVLTVIGLQTGVLLGGAILTETIFSWPGIGRYVFEAINYRDYPVIQSGILVIAFLFVMINLIVDILYTYIDPRIKY; the protein is encoded by the coding sequence GTGACTGCATATATCATACGCCGCTTGTTGCATCTGATTCCGGTATTAATTGGAATGACATTAATTACTTTTTCGATTGTGCATTTAATACCAGGCAATCCCGCGCAAACCATCCTAGGAGAAGCAGCTACACAAGAAGCTGTTAAAAATCTCGAAGAAAGTATGGGATTAAATGAACCATATATAAAGCAATATGGGATTTATGTAACTGATTTATTGAAAGGCGATTTAGGAACGTCGTTACGAACAAAAGCTGCTATTACAAAAGAAATTTGGCCACATATTGCAGCTACGTTTGAATTAACTTTTTTTGCAATGCTATTTGCTATATTTATTGGTGTTAACGCTGGCATCATTAGTGCTTGGAAACAAAATTCCTGGTTTGATTTCTTAGCTATGCTATTCGCGCTTGTAGGAGTATCCATACCTGTTTTTTGGTTAGCTTTAATGGAACAATGGGTATTTGCTCAAGAGCTTGGATGGTTTCCTGCTTATGGAAGGGAAAATAGCCGCGATCCAATTGCAGCCATTACACAATTTTATGTGCTTGATGCATTGATTCATTTGGATTTTCCAAGAGTCTTCACTATTTTAAAGCATCTTCTATTACCTAGTATTGCACTCGGGACAATTCCGATGGCCATTATTGCAAGAATGACTCGTTCCAGTATGTTGGAGGTAATGCAGTCTGATTATATTCGAACCGTTCGAGCTAAAGGTGGAGGACAATTTCTGGTTATTTATAAACATGCTTTAAAAAATGCGACCATACCTGTCCTGACTGTAATCGGTTTGCAAACAGGTGTACTGTTAGGTGGGGCGATACTAACAGAGACGATCTTCAGTTGGCCAGGAATTGGCAGGTATGTATTTGAAGCAATTAATTATCGAGATTACCCAGTGATTCAATCAGGTATTTTAGTGATTGCGTTTCTCTTTGTCATGATTAATTTAATTGTCGATATTTTATATACGTATATTGATCCAAGGATTAAATATTAG
- the thiW gene encoding energy coupling factor transporter S component ThiW, producing the protein MKKTYVLTLMAVFVAIGTLGAQFLWFPAGFAKAYPVQHAVNVIAAITLGPGPAVVVAFMIGVLRNMLGLGTILAFPGAMVGAWLAGVLYRTFKKKIWAVIGESIGTGMIGSLLAVPVAKLFMASSAGALFFMPSFLISSISGAFLGWFVVLRVKTDPIVRLQES; encoded by the coding sequence ATGAAAAAAACATATGTATTAACACTAATGGCAGTCTTTGTTGCCATTGGAACACTGGGAGCGCAATTTCTTTGGTTCCCAGCTGGGTTTGCCAAAGCATACCCTGTCCAACATGCCGTTAATGTGATAGCAGCTATTACATTAGGCCCTGGTCCGGCAGTAGTAGTAGCTTTCATGATCGGGGTATTACGAAATATGCTAGGACTTGGAACGATATTAGCATTTCCAGGAGCGATGGTTGGAGCTTGGCTTGCCGGTGTTCTTTATCGCACGTTTAAGAAGAAGATCTGGGCGGTAATTGGTGAGAGCATCGGCACCGGAATGATCGGCTCCCTTCTTGCAGTACCGGTCGCCAAGCTATTTATGGCCAGTAGTGCAGGGGCTTTATTCTTTATGCCATCGTTTTTAATAAGCAGTATTTCTGGTGCATTTCTTGGTTGGTTCGTCGTTTTACGTGTTAAAACTGATCCAATCGTTCGTTTACAAGAAAGCTAA
- a CDS encoding ABC transporter ATP-binding protein codes for MLEVILELQDLHTHFFTDKGEIPAVDGVSLSVHKGEVVGIVGESGCGKSVTSLSVMQLIPSPPGKIVSGKIKFKGEEIVSASNKRMKQIRGNEIAMIFQEPMTSLDPLFTIGNQIMEGIQLHEKISKQDARNRAMALLRLVGIPRANEIVDSYPHQLSGGMRQRVMIAMSMACNPDLLIADEPTTALDVTIQAQILDLMRQLNKEKQTAILLITHDLGIVAEICDRVVVMYAGQVIEEGTTREILKYPNHPYTKGLIRSLPTMNKKEQRLYSIPGTVPKPKMGRVGCRFAPRCDLAFERCFQETPPLFELGKIRKSRCFLNEQTEGGRAENDKTTAGS; via the coding sequence ATGCTCGAAGTCATACTGGAATTACAGGATTTGCATACGCACTTTTTTACGGATAAGGGGGAAATCCCCGCGGTAGATGGGGTTAGCTTATCCGTTCATAAAGGCGAGGTGGTTGGAATTGTTGGTGAATCGGGATGTGGAAAAAGCGTAACCTCCTTATCAGTAATGCAATTAATCCCCAGTCCGCCTGGAAAAATAGTAAGTGGCAAAATTAAATTTAAAGGTGAAGAAATTGTATCCGCTTCCAATAAAAGGATGAAGCAAATACGTGGTAATGAGATTGCTATGATCTTTCAGGAGCCAATGACTTCGTTAGACCCTTTGTTTACTATAGGCAATCAGATTATGGAAGGGATACAATTGCACGAAAAAATAAGCAAACAAGACGCTCGAAACAGAGCTATGGCATTATTACGACTGGTAGGTATCCCAAGAGCAAATGAGATTGTGGATAGTTACCCTCATCAACTGTCAGGCGGAATGAGGCAACGTGTAATGATTGCCATGTCCATGGCCTGTAACCCAGATTTGTTAATTGCAGATGAACCTACAACAGCACTCGATGTTACCATTCAAGCACAAATATTAGATCTTATGCGCCAGTTAAATAAAGAAAAGCAGACAGCGATCTTATTAATCACTCATGATTTAGGCATCGTGGCAGAAATATGCGATCGAGTTGTTGTCATGTATGCGGGGCAAGTAATTGAAGAAGGGACGACGAGAGAGATATTAAAATATCCAAATCATCCCTATACGAAAGGTCTAATTCGATCACTGCCAACTATGAATAAAAAAGAGCAACGTCTTTACTCCATTCCAGGGACGGTACCAAAGCCAAAAATGGGAAGAGTAGGCTGTCGTTTTGCACCACGCTGTGACCTTGCGTTTGAACGTTGTTTTCAAGAGACTCCTCCATTGTTTGAGTTAGGGAAAATTCGTAAAAGCAGGTGCTTTCTAAATGAACAAACGGAAGGAGGAAGAGCAGAAAATGACAAAACCACTGCTGGAAGTTAA
- a CDS encoding response regulator transcription factor yields MTQITILVADDEKEIADLISIHLKNEGYNVITAADGAEALQLVQEQVVHLVVLDIMMPKMDGYEVTQRIREDYQMPIIFVSAKTSDFDKVKGLVIGADDYMTKPFTPMELVARVNAQLRRFTVLNGKKEGKNNVLEYGELCIDKDRRSVTLYEEEIDLTPKEFDILFLLASHPKKVFDVETIFQQVWGELYYEGANTVMVHIRTLRKKLKEDQRKDKWIKTVWGVGYSFHG; encoded by the coding sequence ATGACACAAATAACGATACTAGTAGCTGATGATGAAAAGGAAATTGCTGATTTAATTTCCATTCATTTGAAAAATGAAGGATATAATGTAATTACGGCAGCGGATGGAGCGGAAGCTTTGCAGCTTGTTCAAGAGCAAGTTGTCCACTTAGTGGTTTTAGATATTATGATGCCAAAGATGGATGGGTATGAAGTGACGCAAAGGATACGGGAAGATTATCAAATGCCAATTATTTTTGTAAGTGCAAAAACATCTGACTTTGATAAAGTGAAAGGGCTAGTTATTGGGGCTGATGATTATATGACAAAACCGTTTACGCCAATGGAATTAGTAGCCCGTGTTAATGCACAATTAAGACGGTTTACGGTGTTAAATGGGAAGAAAGAGGGCAAAAATAACGTTCTTGAATATGGTGAACTATGCATAGATAAGGATCGACGGAGCGTAACCTTATATGAAGAAGAAATTGATCTGACTCCGAAAGAGTTCGATATTTTATTCCTGTTGGCAAGTCACCCGAAGAAAGTGTTTGATGTGGAGACTATTTTTCAGCAGGTATGGGGAGAACTGTACTATGAAGGTGCGAATACTGTCATGGTACATATACGGACATTAAGGAAGAAGCTCAAGGAAGACCAGCGCAAGGATAAATGGATTAAAACGGTCTGGGGAGTGGGGTACAGCTTCCATGGGTAA
- the nikC gene encoding nickel transporter permease translates to MSAEKNNKQGQQLPLTNPATLDSHIDEDDIEETSPWKDTCKHLQKNRFAITGFLIILFFVLFGLLAPLLTSYSYQGQDLANRLQPPSSEHWFGTDDVGRDIFTRIAYGARVSLQVGFFAVTGALVFGTLLGMIAGYFGRWIDTIISRIFDILLAFPSILLAIAVVAILGASLQNALIAIAIINIPIFGRIVRSKVISLREEEFIMAARAQGMKNGRIIFHHILPNSAAPIIVQATLGFGTAILDAAALGFLGLGAQPPTPEWGAMLAGSRDFIQLAPWTLIFPGISIMLVVLGFNLIGDGLRDALDPKMKN, encoded by the coding sequence ATGAGTGCAGAAAAAAATAACAAGCAAGGACAGCAACTGCCGTTAACCAACCCTGCAACTCTGGATTCGCATATCGATGAGGATGACATCGAAGAAACGTCTCCATGGAAAGATACATGTAAACACTTGCAGAAAAATCGCTTTGCTATTACTGGATTTTTAATTATCCTATTTTTTGTTTTATTCGGTCTTTTAGCGCCTTTATTGACATCCTATTCTTATCAAGGACAAGACTTAGCCAATCGCTTACAACCACCGTCATCGGAGCACTGGTTTGGCACAGATGATGTGGGGAGAGATATTTTTACTCGTATCGCCTATGGTGCAAGAGTTTCTTTGCAAGTTGGTTTTTTTGCCGTCACAGGGGCGCTTGTATTTGGTACGTTACTAGGAATGATTGCCGGCTATTTTGGTCGGTGGATAGATACCATTATATCGAGAATTTTTGATATATTATTAGCATTCCCGAGTATTTTGTTGGCGATTGCGGTTGTTGCCATTTTAGGAGCTTCCTTGCAAAATGCATTAATAGCGATTGCCATTATTAATATACCAATCTTTGGAAGGATCGTTCGGTCGAAGGTTATTAGTTTGCGGGAAGAAGAATTTATCATGGCCGCCAGAGCTCAAGGAATGAAAAACGGTCGCATCATCTTCCATCATATTTTGCCTAATAGTGCCGCACCAATTATTGTACAAGCTACACTAGGGTTTGGGACAGCCATATTAGACGCAGCCGCACTGGGGTTTTTAGGGTTGGGTGCACAACCCCCAACACCTGAATGGGGAGCCATGCTGGCAGGTTCGCGTGATTTTATCCAACTAGCCCCTTGGACACTCATTTTTCCTGGTATTTCGATCATGCTAGTTGTTTTAGGCTTTAACCTTATTGGTGACGGATTGCGAGATGCTTTAGATCCTAAAATGAAAAATTAA